CTTTATCGGGACCACCGATAACGTGCCTCTCACATTTAAGGTGAATAACCAGGTTGCCGGTAAAATTGACCCTGTCTCCAATACCTCCCTGGGCTATCAGTCGATGAACATCACAACAACAGGCATTGAAAATGCAGCATTCGGCTATCAGACACTTTCGACCAATACCGTGGGTAACCAGAATTCGGCATTTGGATTTCAATCGTTAAAATCAAATACCAACGGTAACTATAATACCGGAATTGGCCATTGGGCGATGTATTCCAATACCGTTGGCGATGACAATGTGGGTGTTGGATTGATGGCTTTGTTTACAAATTCTTCAGGACATCATAATTCGGCACTGGGAAATTTCTCACTTCGTTACAATACTAATGGCTATGGCAATAGCGCATTTGGCTTCAATGCTTTATACGATAATACTTCAGGACTTAATAATACTGGTCTCGGATTGAATTCACTTTCCTCCAATACCCTGGGAAATGACAACACAGCTGTGGGAAATTCATCCATGCTTTTTAATGTATCTGGAAATCAGAATACTGCATTTGGTAGTTATTCCCTGTATAACAATGCAACAGGTTCAAACAATACAGCAATTGGCTTTCAGTCAATCTACACAAGCAATTCTTCTGCCTACAATGTTGCCGTTGGCTATCAATCCATGTTTTGGACGAGCAGTGGCGACGAAAATACCGCCATTGGTTATCAGTCACTTCTTACCAACACAACCGGATACAGCAATGCTGCGGCAGGAATGCTGTCGATGTACTACAATACCACAGGGTATAGCAATGCAGCATTCGGGGCGAGGAGCTTGTATTCCAACACATCAGGCCACCACAACACCGCTATCGGGATGATGGCTATGCATGATAATACATTTGGTTATTCAAATACTGCCATAGGGAATGGCGCCATGTCGTTAAATACAAATGGCAACAATAATACAGCAGTTGGAACAGGGGCTTTGGCTTCCAGTTCTTCCGGAAGTGAAAATACTGCGATGGGAGTAAATGCCCTTGGAGGCAATAATACCGGTAACTACAGCATTGCCATTGGAGTGAACGCCCTGGGATCAAGTGCCTGGGGAAATGACAACACCGTGGGTGGCCATGCGGCTATGTATTACAACTTTACCGGCAATTACAATTCAGCCTGGGGACGAGAAGCCCTGTTGAACAGCACTTCAGATCATAATACCGGACTCGGGTACCATTCTGCCTGGGTTACAACCACCGGTTTTCAGAATACTGCCCTTGGATCGAACTCTCTGGTTAACAATACTACCGGTTCCTATAATACAGCAATCGGCTATAATACGGGCCCCAATTCAGCAAACCTAAGCAATACCACAACCTTGGGAATTGATGCCCGTGCTACAGCAACTGATCAGGTTCGCATTGGGAATATTTTCGTCAATTCCATCGGCGGCTATGTAAACTGGAGCAATATCTCCGATGGCCGCTTCAAGGAAAACCTGAGTGAAAATGTGCCCGGACTATCATTCATTACACAGCTTCGCCCGGTTACCTACCAACTGAATCGTAACGCCATCAATGCTTATCTGGGACAGGATGCATCCTATAAAGGCGAAGTCATGAGTGGAATTACTTCGGGATTTGTTGCCCAGGAAGTGGAAAAAGCAGCCCAGACTCTTGGATATGATTTTTCAGGTGTTGACGCACCTAAAAATGAAAAGGATTTATATGCATTAAGATATTCGGATTTTGTAGTACCATTGGTGAAGGCTGTTCAGGAATTGAATGCAGCAAATCTATCACAACAAAAGTTTATTGAACAACAAAAAATTGAACTGGCAGAAATGAAATCGAGACTGGAAAAGCTGGAGAACCGTTAGCAATTATACTCAATCGCAATGAATTAGCCCCAAAGGGGAGCCATTGGTTCAAAGCAAGATTCTTGCAGATTGAGTTATACCGGGGCGCACTGGTATTCTCCGCCAGCCGGCGGATCGCAAAATAATTCAACAACGGTAAACAAGAAATTCCTGGCATTTTATTTGGAATTCCTTTAATTCTATAGATGAAATAGTATGCGAAAGAAATACATCTGCTTATAAAGGTATATCTTAGAAAAGAATTAAAAATAATTGCAGTGTTTCAAAAAAAAATTCAATTAATAATTTTTCCAAATTAATTTTTTAATGATTCCAGTCCTTTGTCAGATAAGGGTTTCAATTATTTCCATTATAAAGTTTCAACGAAAACACCGATAGATAATTATAAATCAAGTGTATACAATTATCAGAATATTTCCTTATCTTTAAAAAAACTTTAATTTAGCAGTCATAAATAAATTAAAAAACAGGTATGAAGGCCATTAAATTTTCAGAAAAAGAATTAGAACTCCTGAAAGAACAATACCGCGAAGAGCTTGCCAGTGCTCAAAATTATGTTGAACAAATCAGGGAAATTCTAAAAAAATTAGGTTCTACACCAAAATCTCAAAAGAATTATCTGATGAGAAACCAGTAAAAAAAGAAAGAAAAAAAGAGCAAAAGAATAAAGCAATTGAGGTAAAAGTGCCAAAAAAACGTGGCCGTAAACCCAAAAGTCTGACACAATCAATAGCAGTGAAACCTGTTGTTGATGAACCAAAGACACCAAAAGTGCCTGGTAAAAGAGGCCGCAAACCAAAAGTTGCAGTCGCTGCTGTTGAATCTCCGGTAGTTGTTGCACCTGTGGCTCCAGTTAAAAAAGAGAGAAAAAAGACCGCTCCAAAAACTGTGAAGGTTACTGAACCGGTGGTTAAAGCAAAGCCCATCAAGAAACCGGTGGTTAAAAAAGTAGTAAGTGTTAAAGCCTCTGTGGGTGCAACACCTTCGAAGCCTGTGACCCAAAACGTTACTGCCCCTGCTCCAAAACCCGAAAAAAAAACAGTTAAGAAAATTGTTAAAAAAACAACTCCAACTAAAAAGGTAAAAGATGCTGCAAAGCCTGCTGAACCAAAGGTTGAAGGAGTTACCCCTCCTGCTGAAGGAACAAAATAATAATCTATTATTCCGAATAGGAAAAAAATAGAACTTCTTTGCCATCAAAAATGAAAAGCCTGCTATATTCGGCAGGCTTTTTAATTCTGTGCTATTTCATTTTGTGACTCCTAAGAATTCGGATGTTAAGGTATTTCTGACGCTGCAATGATACCGCTTCAAGCCAACAGCTTCTCATAGGGAGCTCTTACAAGGATATCCAACATTCACGCTCTAATGGGATTCATCATTTTTCCCATAAAAAGGATACTTCCATTTTTATTATCCCTGATAACAAAAAGAAAGGGGTGATCTGCCCTGAATTCCTTTGCAATTTCAATGGGCTTGGCACTTGTTTCCTTTACCATAATAACCGCTGTTGCAGCAGCAGCCTCTGTTCCCGCTTCATCAAGTTTTATAAATGCCTGATGGATCACCTTACTGATATATAGATCAGCAGCCGGCGACATGGCAGAAAAATCGGAAACAAATGGTGTGAAAGCATCGGGCATTCCCATGGAAGACAATTTTTCTTCCAGGTTGAATTTCGTTTCCATTTTGAATTTAGGAATGGAAACACTTACTTCCTGATTCATCATAGCAGTGGTCACAGAATTGAAATATTGATAATTGAATTTTTCCTCCAACCTTTTTATGCCTTCTTTTTCCCGCGGAAGAAAAATGATCAATGATGCCCGGCTCCCCTCATATGGAATTTCCAGCGCTTTCAATTCTGTGTCTTCATAATAATTATAGCCAGACAAGTCATTCATAAAGGGAAAAGTAACCTTCTCCTTTCCCGACAGGTAAAAGTTTTTTTCATCCGACAAATGTTTCATAAATGGATGGTTCCATGCACCATAGAAATAGATGGCATTCACCAGTACCAGTTTTGTATCCGGCGATAAATCATCAGGATTCAACAGGTTCTTGATTTTATCTTCTGTCTTCTCTTCCACCCAATGATTAATGTTGAGCCTGGCATTTTCTCTTTCAACTTCCTTCGAGAAATCCACATTCTTTATTTCAGGATTATACGCTGATGAAACAAGGTCGAGATAACTTTTATGAAAGGGATAATCCGCTTGTGCCCATAGTCCATTGGCCGTTCTTAATTTAAATTCAGTGTCTTTTTCTGAAATCAATTGATGGAGCAGCTTCTTGTAGTTATTATGAAAGTCTGCACCTTCACCAAAATAAAGTGTCTTTCGCATTTGCTCTGCAGTGCGCGATGAAGCCCCGGCGTAGGTCATGGCTAATGCTGTTGAGATGCTGAAAGGTGAATAAAAAAGATTGGAAGAAGATTGATTTCTCAGCTGATGAAACAGATCAAAAGAAAACTGATTATTACCGGCTACAATTTCCTTCTCAGGAGGTTCACTTTGTGAAATCAATGGAAAAAGCAGGAATAGCAATGGAAGGAGCAGGGTTTTCATAATTCAGAAGATTAAATTGCATTCATAAGATGCAATTCAATGGAAATTCCATAATGAAGACCAATACGAAAAGAATGAAATGTGATAGAAAACTCTAAATGCTGATTAAATAAGTATTTATCCTTTGTGGTTTTTGTGGATCATTTGTGGTTTTTGTGTTCGCTTACGGGCTGACTGGATTTACTTTCTACTGGAAAAAAAGTATTCCAAATAAAAAAAAGCACACAAATTTCACAAATGAAACACAAATAGACACAAATGATTCTTCGTTCGTCAGATGATAAGTAGGTGGATATTCAGAATACATTATGATGAAAAAATAATAAATATTAAACACTAAACGCTAAATTAATAAGTACTTATGGGTGGATAATTTATGGTTTGTTCCCTGACTCTAATCACGAACAGTGCAATTATCCCTTTGTGAAATCTACGTGACTTCGAGGTTTTGTGTCAAAAAAAATCCCGACACTAACAATGATTTCACAAAACTTAAACTGTCAGTCAGAAGGAAATAGCTTTTTTCTCACGATTGCTTTTCAAAGCAGCTTCGATCACGACCATTACCTTATAACCATCAATCGCGGTAACCGGCATGGGTTGATCATGGCGTAATGCCCCGAACACACCCTCATAAAAAGTCATATAATTCCCCTGTCTTGAAGGAATATAATCCCTGATGGTTTCCCCATTCTTTGTGTAATGAATCAGTCCTTTGCCTCCATCAGCCTCTTTCCCCCATTCGGAACCTTCTGGTTTAAAACCTTTTAAAAGCATCTCCTCCTGCACATCAGCCCTGGGTTTCAGAAATGAGCCCAGTGTGCCATGAAGTACATGCGAATATGCAGGTTCTTTTACAAAAAATCCCGACTTCAACCGGACTCTCTTATCAGCGTAATATAAAAGGATATCGAAATAATCATCTACCAGCGATTGCTTGCGAG
This window of the Bacteroidales bacterium genome carries:
- a CDS encoding serpin family protein, coding for MKTLLLPLLFLLFPLISQSEPPEKEIVAGNNQFSFDLFHQLRNQSSSNLFYSPFSISTALAMTYAGASSRTAEQMRKTLYFGEGADFHNNYKKLLHQLISEKDTEFKLRTANGLWAQADYPFHKSYLDLVSSAYNPEIKNVDFSKEVERENARLNINHWVEEKTEDKIKNLLNPDDLSPDTKLVLVNAIYFYGAWNHPFMKHLSDEKNFYLSGKEKVTFPFMNDLSGYNYYEDTELKALEIPYEGSRASLIIFLPREKEGIKRLEEKFNYQYFNSVTTAMMNQEVSVSIPKFKMETKFNLEEKLSSMGMPDAFTPFVSDFSAMSPAADLYISKVIHQAFIKLDEAGTEAAAATAVIMVKETSAKPIEIAKEFRADHPFLFVIRDNKNGSILFMGKMMNPIRA
- a CDS encoding tail fiber domain-containing protein — its product is MKNLFIIAALLLGISLQAQVSVNTDGSAPDNSAMLDVKSSDKGILIPRITFAQRNAIVSPANGLMVYQTDNTPGFYYNAGTSASPAWQIVGTGSGWGLAGNSGTAAASNFIGTTDNVPLTFKVNNQVAGKIDPVSNTSLGYQSMNITTTGIENAAFGYQTLSTNTVGNQNSAFGFQSLKSNTNGNYNTGIGHWAMYSNTVGDDNVGVGLMALFTNSSGHHNSALGNFSLRYNTNGYGNSAFGFNALYDNTSGLNNTGLGLNSLSSNTLGNDNTAVGNSSMLFNVSGNQNTAFGSYSLYNNATGSNNTAIGFQSIYTSNSSAYNVAVGYQSMFWTSSGDENTAIGYQSLLTNTTGYSNAAAGMLSMYYNTTGYSNAAFGARSLYSNTSGHHNTAIGMMAMHDNTFGYSNTAIGNGAMSLNTNGNNNTAVGTGALASSSSGSENTAMGVNALGGNNTGNYSIAIGVNALGSSAWGNDNTVGGHAAMYYNFTGNYNSAWGREALLNSTSDHNTGLGYHSAWVTTTGFQNTALGSNSLVNNTTGSYNTAIGYNTGPNSANLSNTTTLGIDARATATDQVRIGNIFVNSIGGYVNWSNISDGRFKENLSENVPGLSFITQLRPVTYQLNRNAINAYLGQDASYKGEVMSGITSGFVAQEVEKAAQTLGYDFSGVDAPKNEKDLYALRYSDFVVPLVKAVQELNAANLSQQKFIEQQKIELAEMKSRLEKLENR